The following coding sequences lie in one Fibrobacter sp. UWT2 genomic window:
- the speA gene encoding biosynthetic arginine decarboxylase, whose translation MKKWRIDDSRDLYNVKGWGVNYFDINEKGHATVHPLKDGGPDIDLYELVQELSLRDVSTPMLLRFPDILDSRIEKINECFNKSRKEYGFNGSYYSIFPIKVNQQRAVLEEVVSHGKKFNIGLEAGSKPELHAVLANMDNPDSLIICNGYKDEDFIELALLAQKMGKKIFIVVEKMNELHLVVELSRRIGVRPNIGIRIKLASSGSGKWEESGGYHSKFGLNSSELLEALDYIKEEKMEDCMKLIHFHLGSQITNIRHIKSGLREVSQFYVQIKKMGMALEFVDVGGGLGVDYDGTRSSNASSVNYSIQEYANDVVYAMYEACENGGVSHPNIIAESGRALAAHHSILVFNVLETAGQAFFDENIHEIDENAPDALKDLYGIYKGLTPKNLLESWHDAIQLNDDVLNGFKVGDYDLPTRAMCERLFWSIVRKVDLLAKDLRHPPYELSELPRLLAQKYFCNFSLFQSLPDSWGVDQVFPLMPIQRLNEEPTVETTLQDVTCDSDGKIDMFVRGGDVSRTLPLHELKKDEPYYIAVYLVGAYQEILGDLHNLFGDTNAVHIVCNDKGGYEIDKVIDGESVEDVLDYVNFSDKALVRTMENWVSRSVKEGKITLQEGKEYLNIYRSGLYGYTYLE comes from the coding sequence ATGAAAAAATGGCGCATTGACGATTCCCGCGACTTGTACAACGTCAAGGGTTGGGGCGTAAACTACTTCGACATCAACGAAAAGGGCCATGCCACGGTACATCCGCTCAAGGATGGCGGTCCGGACATTGACCTTTACGAACTGGTGCAAGAACTTTCGCTCCGCGATGTTTCTACTCCGATGCTGTTGCGTTTCCCGGATATCCTGGACAGCCGCATCGAGAAGATCAACGAATGCTTTAACAAGTCCCGCAAGGAATACGGCTTTAACGGGAGCTATTACAGCATCTTCCCGATCAAGGTGAACCAGCAGCGTGCCGTGCTCGAAGAAGTCGTGAGCCACGGCAAGAAGTTCAACATCGGTCTTGAAGCCGGCTCCAAGCCGGAACTCCACGCCGTGCTTGCGAACATGGATAATCCGGATTCGCTGATTATCTGCAACGGCTACAAGGACGAAGACTTTATCGAACTCGCCCTCCTTGCACAGAAGATGGGCAAGAAGATTTTCATCGTCGTCGAAAAGATGAACGAGCTTCACCTGGTGGTGGAACTGTCGCGTCGCATCGGCGTGCGTCCGAACATCGGTATTCGCATCAAGCTCGCCAGCTCCGGTAGCGGCAAGTGGGAAGAATCCGGCGGATACCACAGCAAGTTCGGCCTGAACAGTTCTGAACTGTTGGAAGCCCTGGACTACATCAAGGAAGAGAAAATGGAAGACTGCATGAAGCTCATCCATTTCCACCTGGGTAGCCAGATTACCAACATTCGCCACATCAAGAGCGGCCTTCGCGAAGTTTCGCAGTTCTACGTACAAATTAAGAAGATGGGCATGGCCCTTGAATTCGTGGACGTAGGTGGCGGTCTCGGTGTCGATTACGACGGCACCCGCAGCTCTAACGCTAGCTCGGTGAACTATTCCATTCAGGAATACGCCAACGACGTGGTGTACGCCATGTACGAAGCTTGCGAAAACGGCGGCGTTTCTCACCCGAATATTATCGCGGAATCGGGCCGTGCACTTGCGGCTCACCATTCCATTCTGGTGTTCAATGTTCTTGAAACTGCCGGCCAGGCATTCTTCGACGAGAACATTCACGAAATCGACGAAAATGCTCCCGATGCACTGAAGGACCTTTACGGCATTTACAAGGGACTGACCCCGAAAAACTTGCTCGAAAGCTGGCACGACGCCATTCAGCTGAACGACGACGTGCTCAATGGTTTCAAGGTCGGCGACTACGACTTGCCCACTCGCGCCATGTGCGAACGCCTGTTCTGGAGCATCGTGCGCAAGGTCGACTTGCTCGCCAAGGACCTGCGCCATCCGCCTTATGAACTCAGCGAACTTCCGCGCCTGCTGGCCCAGAAGTACTTCTGCAACTTCAGTTTGTTCCAGAGCCTGCCGGACAGCTGGGGCGTGGACCAAGTTTTCCCGCTGATGCCGATCCAGCGCCTGAACGAAGAACCGACTGTCGAAACGACGTTGCAGGATGTCACTTGCGACTCCGACGGTAAAATTGACATGTTCGTTCGCGGTGGCGACGTGAGCCGCACGCTCCCGTTGCATGAACTCAAGAAGGACGAACCGTACTACATCGCGGTTTACCTCGTGGGCGCTTACCAGGAAATCCTCGGTGACTTGCACAACCTCTTTGGCGACACCAACGCCGTCCATATCGTTTGCAACGACAAGGGCGGTTACGAAATCGACAAGGTGATTGACGGTGAATCCGTAGAAGACGTGCTCGACTACGTGAACTTCAGCGACAAGGCCCTGGTGCGCACCATGGAAAACTGGGTGTCGCGCTCAGTGAAAGAAGGTAAGATTACCTTGCAAGAAGGTAAGGAATACCTGAATATCTATCGTAGCGGCCTGTACGGTTACACGTATCTAGAATAA
- a CDS encoding saccharopine dehydrogenase family protein, whose translation MARALIIGCGAVATVAIKKCCTCSEVFSEICIASRHRENCEKLAQELRPNTKTVITTAAVDADKAENVSALIKEYKPDLVMNIALPYQDLAIMDACLECGVNYMDTANYEPENIDDPEWRKVYDKRCKEQGFSAYFDYSWQWAYKEKFEKAGLTALLGSGFDPGVSQAYCAYALKHQFDTIEEIDILDCNGGDHGYKFATNFNPEINLREVSAPGSYWDTDANGKGHWVEIPAMSIKRVYNFDQVGQKDMYLLHHEEIESLAQNIPGVKRIRFFMTFGQSYLDHMRCLEDVGMLSTQPIKFQGQDIVPIQFLKALLPDPASLGPRTVGKTNIGCIFKGKKDGKDKTYYLYNVCDHQECYKELGSQAIAYTTGVPAMCGAMMVLTGKWNKPGVHTVEEFDPDPFMEALTKYGLPWQENFNPVLVD comes from the coding sequence ATGGCAAGAGCATTGATTATCGGTTGTGGCGCCGTTGCCACAGTTGCTATCAAGAAGTGCTGCACCTGCAGCGAAGTTTTTAGCGAAATCTGTATCGCAAGCCGCCATCGCGAAAACTGCGAAAAGCTGGCCCAGGAACTCCGCCCGAATACAAAGACGGTCATTACGACTGCAGCCGTTGACGCCGACAAGGCCGAAAATGTCTCTGCTCTTATTAAAGAATACAAGCCCGACCTGGTGATGAACATCGCTCTCCCCTACCAGGACTTGGCCATTATGGACGCCTGCCTCGAATGCGGCGTGAACTATATGGACACGGCTAACTACGAACCCGAAAACATCGACGATCCGGAATGGCGCAAGGTCTACGACAAGCGCTGCAAGGAACAGGGTTTCAGCGCCTACTTCGACTATAGCTGGCAGTGGGCATACAAAGAAAAGTTTGAAAAGGCCGGTCTCACGGCTCTGCTCGGTTCTGGTTTCGACCCGGGTGTTTCCCAGGCATACTGCGCCTATGCCCTGAAGCACCAGTTCGACACCATCGAAGAAATCGACATTCTCGACTGCAACGGCGGCGACCATGGTTACAAGTTCGCCACCAACTTCAACCCCGAAATCAACCTTCGCGAAGTCTCTGCTCCGGGTAGCTACTGGGACACCGACGCTAACGGCAAGGGTCACTGGGTTGAAATCCCGGCCATGAGCATCAAGCGCGTGTACAACTTCGACCAGGTCGGTCAGAAGGATATGTACCTGTTGCACCACGAAGAAATCGAATCGCTCGCCCAGAACATTCCGGGCGTGAAGCGCATCCGTTTCTTCATGACGTTCGGTCAGAGCTACCTCGACCACATGCGTTGCCTCGAAGACGTGGGCATGCTCAGCACCCAGCCGATCAAGTTCCAGGGTCAGGACATCGTTCCGATCCAGTTCCTCAAGGCACTGCTCCCGGATCCGGCAAGCCTCGGCCCCCGCACCGTCGGTAAGACCAACATCGGTTGCATTTTCAAGGGCAAGAAGGACGGCAAGGACAAGACGTACTACCTGTACAACGTCTGCGACCACCAGGAATGCTACAAGGAACTCGGCAGCCAGGCTATCGCCTACACGACTGGCGTTCCGGCTATGTGCGGCGCCATGATGGTGCTCACCGGCAAGTGGAACAAGCCGGGCGTGCACACCGTCGAAGAATTCGACCCGGATCCGTTCATGGAAGCCCTCACCAAGTACGGCCTCCCCTGGCAGGAAAACTTTAACCCGGTGCTGGTGGACTAG